The DNA segment TCAGTAGCCATCTTCAGGCCCTTTGTATCTCCTCCCTTTTTGGGAATACATTATTTACATTGCTTTCTCTAACTCATTTACCATTTGGGTATCCCAGGGGTTGGCAAATTTTTTCTGTAAGTGCCAGATAGTAAATAGGCTTTGCAGACCAGATGGCCTTTGTTGTAACTACTTACTTCTGCCTTAATAGCAAGATAGCAGCCACAGacagtacacaaataaacaggcATGGCTCTATTTCAAGAAAACTTTGTGTACAAAAGCAGGTTGGTGGGCTGGATTTGTTTGCAGCCCTATCCTGTTCATCTTTATAGGATATTAGCTCTACTACAAGGGCAggaatttttttttgctgtttcttaGGTATATCCCTGTACTTAGTAGGGGCTTAAGGTTACAAGTGGTTCAGGGAAGGTGGGGGGAGGTAAATGTGTTGCTATCTTGTAACCAGCAGAATACCAGTTTGTGCTGTTTTTCAGTCCCCCCACCTTTTtcttaataaacattttattctagTTGAATTTATGATTTAGCTGAAAGTCACATGTAATCCCATAGTTTCTTTCTACATCTGATGTGTTACAGAAACCTACCAGTAGCATCAATTAGTAAGTCTGTTTATAGAGTGCCATATTAGTATTGTATAGTaatctttttatataaatatttgcttGAATGCCTTACTTACATAAGAAGCACACAGATACAAAGATACTACTTAaaaattctgtgttttttttttaaggtactgGTTTTTGACAAGTTTGCACCATGCGTGAGTATAAGCTAGTTGTTCTTGGCTCGGGAGGCGTTGGAAAGTCTGCTCTGGTGAGTCATTTTCTGTGTACTTAAGCTGTTCACTCCAAGACATGTTCTTTTTCTGTTGAGTTTCAGGTTTTGATTATTTGTCTTCATTTGTTTGTTAAGGTGAAATCACATAATGATTTTAGAAGCAACAtaatctttttctagttttaatcAACTTTTGGTTGGATCTGGGAAAATCAttctctctctgggacactggtttCAAACCAACATGAGATACTTAGCCAGAATACAGTTTGGGGTAAGCACAAAACATAAGAACATATAAATGCATGTCTGCATTTCAGAGCCAGATACGAATGAATTGTGGTTCTTTCTCACTGTGAGTTGGCTTATAATACATATGTAATGttagaaaataacaaacaaagcttactaaaaaccttttttttaatatctttgtctagttttgcaTAATTTTAGCAGCCATGTTTTCTGTATCAAGAAATAGTACAGCAAGAAAGAAGATGCAACTTGACAATGGGTGGGAAAGGGGAGAAGTGTAGGGAAAATAACTTGAATAGTTCAAAGATTAGCAAAGCTCCACAATAATAAAACAGATTGACCATCTCACTTGGCCACTTAGACTGACTGCCCAGCACAGACAAGCATGCTTGGATCAAACAAAATGTGCAACAAGGCATgagctgtttttcattttcatttataaatatatccaAAGTGATGGGGAGGTATCttcaagtgtgcatgtgtgtgtacacaaaaCAATTAACCACTTTCtaattaaaattcaaatttaagtcCTTATGATCTCTAAAATTAGCATTTACCTAATAAGGAGCATAgtgattattgattttttttttaaaaaggctttcgGAGGTAATTTTCTCACCAAATGCATACATTCAAATGTAGTAGTGTTTTTTCACCAACTGCATAACTGTCTATGTGAATCAGTAGTTTAAAATGTACAGATTtgaatttgttcttttctttagaAGTGTAATGGtgtcttgatttttttcagaCTGTCCAGTTTGTTCAAGGAATTTTTGTTGAAAAATACGACCCTACAATAGAAGATTCTTACCGAAAGGTATATGTCACTCTAGTAGTCCTTGTGCTTTAGACTTTACTGTAAATTGTTTTTAACTTTACAATTATTAAATCCTGTTTACAAAATAGGATGAGGCAgagtaaatttataaaattagtaGGGAAGTTCACACTTGATTATTTCCTGGCATTGCATGTTTTCCAGTTTATGAAAATGTTAAACACTTGCTCttgctctctcattctctctctcagagaGTTTGTCCTGACCCCAGGATGGTAATTTGACACACAAACTTTGGTAGCTACATATACCTTCCCCACCCGAAAACCAAAACTGAATACTCAGGCTCCCCTCATTTTAAATTAGAGATATAAGTACAGAAGTCTCCCTAACATTCCTATTTACAACTCCTTGAGAAAGTGTCATTGCTCATAATAGGTTTATTTCTGTGTCCACTGACACATGTGACAATAAAACTTACTGTGCAGACATTTTCAATTTAGCAGGGAGAGTTCCAGCCCACCTTTGTGTAGCAGCCAGCCTGGCCCCCTGCTGCTGTACAGCCACTGTTTCCATTTCTCCCTTTGTGCTCATGGTCTACAAAAAACTAGAAACCCCTTCCTGTACCCCACCTCTGAGGCAGTGTTACTCTTTTCCTTACACATCTCActctaaataatattttttcctaaaaaatgtTAGGTGAAAATGAGTAACAGggattatataatttatttgataGCTGTTTTCTGCTGCTTTGTTACCAGAAATTTTGTTCTAATATGCTGAAGAGGTTGTGGTTATCTAAAGAAATGAAGGTATATCTAAAGAATAGCAGAATTGGGAtggttaaattttttttgagCTATTTTGAAATCATTTCCTCTCCAGAATTAAGTGTTGAGTGATGCATAATTGAGCTTGGAACTTGTAGGTATCCTTATGTTGAATTGAGAACACATGGTTTTTGCATCTAATACAATTTAGGGGTTGGTGAATCTTGATTAtctagctttttttttctcctgttatatTAGTATTACTTGAGATGAACTGTTAAGTTGCTATAATCTATGACTTAGTTTTGAATACTGTCTTAGCTTTGTGTATATTAAGATTGtcttacatacataaaaaatgaaGATGTATTTTAATTCCTTCCCCCAGCAAGTTGAAGTAGATGCACAACAGTGTATGCTTGAAATCTTGGATACTGCAGGAACGGTATGTTAAAAATGTACCAAAGTATATGCACAATTTGTGCAATATTGACCTTATAAATGCTGGCTGGACAAATACTGTTTATTTAAAAGTACTGCTTGCATTaaattttaaagttgtttttcttcTAGTTCTACGTTTTTGTAACTGCAGTGTGCTTTGTAAATTGCACTGCGTCAGTTACTGAAGAAATTCATAGAAAATTTGGattaaaatttgctttttaaaaagttaaatactaTATTAGCCTATTTTAAATAACGTGAAAAATACTTGGGTATACATTTATTCCTCCATCATTATTTAGAGTATTTTGAATGGTCTCCTTCAACATATTTACAGACCAACTAGATTTGTTGGTATCCAAAGGTGAAAAGAAGATTTATTCTGAATATATGGTACTGAACTAATGTATATGCCATGAACTTGTCTTACCCTCAAATGCTCACAAtctagtgaaagaaaaaaaaacggaAAGATGGCAAGATATAGGTAAGCATGCTACTGGAGCCCACAGAACCTTCAAGCATTATGAACAGGCTCTGAGTAACTTAAGGATTCACTTTGGGTACCCTACATACTGTGTTGTATTAAAAAGCTACCTTTAAGTTGCTTTTGGAGACAAGATATTTCTATCCAACTTAAGTGAATTTATTGCACATAAATTTgatctattatttttaaataaaaaatgtttcttgaaaTACCAGTTTTTCAAGTAGCATCTTGCCGTGGACtgtaattttaagaaatgttacaTAATATATTATATTCTTCATTGAACTCTAATGTAGGCTTTTAAAATTATCGAATTAACTGTcaaaacattgttttttaatgatttttttctttctactgcaGGAACAATTTACAGCAATGAGGGATTTGTACATGAAAAATGGACAAGGCTTTGCATTAGTTTATTCCATCACAGCACAGTCCACATTTAATGATTTACAAGATCTGAGAGAACAGATTCTTCGAGTTAAAGACACTGATGATGTAAGCTGACTTCCCAATAAATAACTATCTTATCAAACCCTTACTGTAATGATATCCAATTTAAAAGTTTGAATTTAAATCCAATGAAGTTCATGTATTTGGGAGGGTtgtttttcaaaagcatttttccTTGAAAGGCAAAAATATACCTTTAACGCTCATgcatattttcaaatacatacaaTATGAGAAGTGAGAAATACCCACCTGTCCCCTTAACCTGTGTAGAATAAATCTTACACCCTTCCTATTTTTAAGTCATGTAtttggtggggaggaagggtAGGTGTGGGTGGCAGATGTTACTGACAGAGCAGATGATAT comes from the Manis pentadactyla isolate mManPen7 chromosome 10, mManPen7.hap1, whole genome shotgun sequence genome and includes:
- the RAP1B gene encoding ras-related protein Rap-1b, with translation MREYKLVVLGSGGVGKSALTVQFVQGIFVEKYDPTIEDSYRKQVEVDAQQCMLEILDTAGTEQFTAMRDLYMKNGQGFALVYSITAQSTFNDLQDLREQILRVKDTDDVPMILVGNKCDLEDERVVGKEQGQNLARQWNNCAFLESSAKSKINVNEIFYDLVRQINRKTPVPGKARKKSSCQLL